One Chloroflexota bacterium DNA segment encodes these proteins:
- a CDS encoding monovalent cation/H+ antiporter subunit D family protein: MSSLSILILAPLLLFCFISALVGIWRLRWAYATAAIGMALALVAAGTGLFRVLSDGELRYFLGGWPPPFGIEYVLDHLSAFMALIIVFIGLIAVIYPPQAGLYHTPRRGIPAYGLILLLIAGLVGVVVTGDLFNLFVFLEIYSLASYALITLGGDKAVVASFRYLILGTIAGSFYLLGVGFIYFSTGTLNMADAAQRLPPLYGSPTIMAAVALIIVGMGIKMALFPLHVWLPDAHSYAPPVVAAILAAIQIEVAAYVIVRMMLTIFQPQYFIDILPVTTIIGWVSAAGIIFGSVMAIAQKDFKRMLAYSTVAQVAYIGLGIGLANPFGLIGALLHILNHAFMKSCLFLIAGGIRYQTGLHAISQFAGLGRKMPLMMGAFTVAALSMVGIPPMAGFFSKWYLVLGGIEANNWAFVAVILASSLLTAVYFFRMIEKLFTTPSTNDSAVEQATEPPARILVPILILAIGIIILGLINALIVSYVLNPIVALLP, from the coding sequence ATGTCCAGCTTATCGATTCTTATCCTCGCGCCATTATTACTGTTTTGCTTTATTTCGGCGCTGGTTGGGATATGGCGGCTTCGATGGGCCTATGCGACGGCGGCGATTGGCATGGCGCTGGCACTGGTAGCCGCCGGTACCGGGCTTTTCCGCGTCCTTTCTGACGGGGAGCTACGCTATTTTCTCGGAGGATGGCCGCCGCCCTTCGGCATAGAATATGTCCTCGACCACCTCTCGGCATTCATGGCTTTAATCATCGTGTTCATCGGCCTTATTGCGGTGATTTACCCGCCGCAAGCAGGACTATACCATACCCCCCGACGTGGCATTCCCGCTTACGGGCTAATCCTTTTGCTCATCGCCGGACTGGTTGGCGTTGTGGTTACCGGCGACCTTTTTAACCTCTTTGTCTTCCTGGAGATATACTCGTTAGCCAGCTACGCGCTGATTACGCTTGGCGGGGATAAGGCGGTGGTGGCCAGTTTCCGCTACCTTATACTGGGGACAATCGCGGGCAGTTTTTACCTGCTGGGCGTGGGGTTTATCTATTTTTCCACCGGCACGCTCAATATGGCAGACGCCGCCCAGCGCCTGCCGCCGCTTTATGGTTCACCCACCATCATGGCCGCCGTGGCGCTGATTATTGTCGGCATGGGAATCAAGATGGCGCTGTTCCCGCTGCACGTATGGCTGCCTGATGCTCACAGCTATGCGCCTCCCGTCGTGGCGGCAATCCTGGCGGCAATACAGATTGAGGTCGCCGCCTATGTTATCGTGCGCATGATGCTCACCATATTCCAACCCCAATATTTCATTGATATCCTGCCGGTGACCACGATAATTGGCTGGGTGTCGGCGGCAGGCATTATTTTTGGCTCGGTGATGGCCATTGCCCAGAAGGACTTTAAGCGCATGCTCGCTTACAGCACCGTGGCCCAGGTGGCCTATATCGGACTGGGCATCGGCCTGGCCAATCCGTTTGGCCTCATCGGGGCCTTGCTTCACATTCTGAACCACGCCTTCATGAAGAGCTGCCTCTTTTTAATTGCCGGCGGCATCAGGTACCAGACCGGGCTGCATGCAATATCACAGTTTGCCGGTCTGGGGCGCAAGATGCCACTGATGATGGGCGCTTTTACCGTGGCTGCTTTATCCATGGTGGGTATCCCGCCCATGGCCGGCTTTTTCAGCAAATGGTACCTGGTGCTGGGCGGCATAGAGGCCAATAACTGGGCCTTTGTCGCCGTTATTCTGGCAAGCAGCCTGCTGACTGCGGTCTACTTCTTCCGCATGATTGAAAAGCTCTTCACTACACCTTCCACCAACGACTCAGCGGTAGAGCAGGCGACAGAGCCTCCGGCTAGGATTCTAGTACCCATTCTCATCCTGGCGATAGGCATAATA
- a CDS encoding sodium:proton antiporter, which translates to MIKLHYQSIIIQTVCSLLIPFIQLFALYVIIHGHYGPGGGFQGGVLLAVSVILQRLYLGAKISYRKFSPKLALALGATGMLIFGLAGVVPMAFGGAFLDYGSLPIFWVHGAELRALGILIVEVGIGLAVFGTLVLIFDNLVGERW; encoded by the coding sequence ATGATAAAGCTACACTATCAAAGCATCATCATTCAGACCGTATGTAGCCTGCTGATACCGTTCATTCAACTCTTTGCGCTCTACGTTATCATACACGGGCACTATGGGCCGGGCGGAGGCTTCCAGGGAGGAGTCCTGCTGGCCGTGAGCGTCATACTGCAGAGATTGTATCTGGGTGCCAAAATCTCTTATCGTAAATTCTCCCCAAAACTGGCACTGGCATTAGGCGCCACTGGCATGCTCATCTTTGGCCTTGCCGGGGTGGTTCCCATGGCCTTCGGTGGAGCTTTTCTGGACTACGGAAGCCTGCCCATTTTTTGGGTGCATGGTGCCGAGTTGAGGGCGCTCGGTATCCTGATTGTGGAGGTAGGCATCGGCCTGGCCGTTTTCGGCACGCTGGTGCTGATTTTCGATAACCTGGTTGGTGAAAGATGGTAG
- a CDS encoding pH regulation protein F, which yields MSSFLLGITVFIIVLTAISLYRVAVGKTIFDRIIAAGLVGTNGFVILILIGFLFERVNMFIDIAIAYALLNFVIVIVLGKYFDRGGERL from the coding sequence ATGAGTTCTTTCCTTCTGGGTATTACCGTATTCATTATCGTGCTTACTGCTATTTCGCTGTACAGGGTGGCGGTGGGCAAAACCATCTTCGATCGGATAATCGCCGCCGGACTGGTGGGAACCAACGGCTTTGTTATACTGATTTTGATCGGTTTTCTCTTTGAACGCGTCAACATGTTCATCGATATCGCCATCGCATACGCGCTGCTCAACTTTGTCATCGTCATTGTGCTGGGCAAGTACTTTGACCGGGGAGGGGAGAGGCTCTGA
- a CDS encoding cation:proton antiporter subunit C, with product MVVIDLFLSRYVYFMIVILLAIGLYGMLGKRNLLKKLIGMNIFQTAIFLFFIEGATKLGGSVPVIDELLGMEAAKYVNPLPHVLILTGIVVAISLTGVALAFLIVIYRSYKTLDDGAIMANMKENSE from the coding sequence ATGGTAGTTATTGATTTATTCCTGTCCCGGTACGTGTACTTCATGATCGTCATCCTGCTGGCCATCGGCCTCTACGGGATGCTCGGCAAGCGCAACCTGCTGAAAAAACTCATCGGGATGAACATCTTTCAGACCGCCATCTTTCTTTTCTTTATTGAGGGTGCTACCAAACTAGGCGGTTCGGTGCCGGTCATCGATGAATTACTCGGTATGGAGGCGGCCAAGTACGTTAATCCTCTGCCGCATGTACTGATACTGACCGGGATTGTGGTGGCGATTTCCCTTACCGGTGTTGCCCTGGCCTTTCTCATCGTTATCTACCGTTCCTATAAAACTCTGGATGATGGGGCGATAATGGCAAATATGAAAGAGAATTCGGAGTAA
- a CDS encoding Na+/H+ antiporter subunit E, with protein MSLEERNQSPVADPEVSEIIEDTLDVPKITIHGQNRLFSIALQFVVLFAFWLLLSGRYEAKYIIIGAISAALVTFLTNDLFYSVLQRGERLDIKAGQVLLQMWRFLLYIPWLVLQIIMANVQVAYLVLHPKMPIEPVLLLFRTRMRKGIAQVTLGNSITLTPGTITTSLEDGNYIIHTLKPPLASGLVEGKMQNRIAKVYLEEKEPKPEVRWVYSLEELEQ; from the coding sequence ATGTCTCTTGAAGAGCGGAACCAAAGCCCTGTTGCTGACCCAGAAGTGTCGGAAATAATCGAAGACACTCTAGACGTGCCTAAAATCACGATTCACGGCCAGAATCGATTGTTCAGCATTGCCCTGCAATTTGTTGTCCTGTTTGCCTTCTGGCTTCTGCTGTCCGGTCGTTATGAAGCCAAATACATCATCATCGGTGCCATTTCCGCCGCACTGGTAACCTTCCTCACCAACGACCTTTTCTACTCCGTGCTTCAACGTGGTGAACGACTGGATATCAAGGCAGGACAGGTTCTCCTGCAGATGTGGCGTTTTCTCCTTTACATTCCCTGGCTGGTGCTTCAAATCATTATGGCGAACGTGCAGGTCGCCTACCTTGTGCTCCACCCCAAAATGCCGATCGAGCCCGTACTGCTCCTTTTCCGCACCCGGATGCGCAAGGGAATTGCTCAGGTAACGCTGGGCAATTCTATCACTCTAACACCGGGCACCATCACTACCAGTTTAGAGGACGGCAACTATATTATTCATACATTGAAGCCACCACTGGCTTCGGGTCTCGTAGAAGGAAAGATGCAGAACAGGATAGCCAAGGTGTACCTGGAGGAGAAAGAGCCAAAACCAGAGGTCCGTTGGGTTTACTCTCTGGAGGAGCTCGAACAATGA
- the mnhG gene encoding monovalent cation/H(+) antiporter subunit G has protein sequence MAGVVIAIILIAAGVFFLTVSVLGLLRFPDFYARTHAVGKSETLGSILVLGGLAVYNGLELSTVKILFILFFALIANPTAIHAVARAALRTGLQPWTRQKAAQKGKRTEQP, from the coding sequence ATGGCAGGAGTGGTAATAGCCATTATTCTGATAGCGGCCGGCGTTTTCTTCCTGACGGTAAGCGTCCTGGGGCTACTCCGCTTTCCCGATTTCTACGCCCGGACCCATGCCGTGGGCAAATCGGAGACGCTGGGCTCAATACTGGTGCTGGGTGGCCTCGCCGTCTACAACGGGTTGGAACTGAGCACTGTGAAAATACTGTTCATTCTGTTCTTTGCCTTGATCGCCAATCCAACGGCCATACACGCTGTTGCCCGGGCGGCACTGCGTACCGGCCTCCAGCCCTGGACAAGGCAGAAAGCGGCACAAAAGGGAAAAAGGACCGAACAGCCATGA